The following are from one region of the Rubrobacter naiadicus genome:
- a CDS encoding YjzC family protein codes for MSEVVEEILKRYRPSAPTYRPGEKAPFSGTFVCDRGTMRPPVYVQLSRGEEFPEAEGMGRHTLWRSTNIQA; via the coding sequence ATGTCTGAGGTCGTAGAGGAGATACTGAAGCGCTACAGGCCCTCAGCCCCCACCTACCGCCCCGGGGAGAAGGCTCCCTTCTCGGGCACCTTCGTCTGCGATCGGGGCACGATGCGTCCCCCGGTCTACGTGCAGCTCTCCCGCGGGGAGGAGTTCCCGGAGGCGGAGGGTATGGGCCGCCACACGCTCTGGCGCTCGACGAACATCCAGGCCTGA
- the serA gene encoding phosphoglycerate dehydrogenase, translating into MRVLVTEKISESGVELLKREFDVDMALGLSPQELLEKIGAYDGLIVRSATKVTAEVIEAAGNLKAIGRAGIGVDNIDVEAATKRGILVANAPESNTVAAAEHTLGMMLAVARRIPAADASLRRGEWNRGAFKGVEVARKTLGLIGLGHVGSIVARGALGMGMEVLAYDPYVSEERMRDMGVGRAESVEEVLEKADFVSLHVPRTPQTTGMIDAEALGRMKRSAYLINVARGGIVDEQALYQALKEGRIAGAALDVFAEEPPVGSPLLELPNTVLTPHLGASTAEAQDRAGLTAAEQVAAALKGEVPVHAINAPVPSGEGAEFVSQFSGLCETLGRLLYQLTDHPGNLLRIEYHGEIARYDTRLLDVSAQKGLLEPMIHEPLNFVNTPIIAREKGFKVETSSSPESADYTSLVVLRLSNERESVVSGTLVGPRMRPRLVGVLGFDVDIEPERYMLFIRNEDLPGMIGKVGTALGGHGINIGNMAVGRGEPGSRAVMAVTVDDPVPQEVIEDLLKIPGFKEARPVTLW; encoded by the coding sequence TTGAGGGTACTCGTAACCGAGAAGATCTCCGAGAGCGGCGTCGAGCTCCTGAAGCGGGAGTTCGACGTCGACATGGCGCTCGGACTCTCCCCGCAGGAGCTTTTGGAGAAGATCGGGGCCTACGACGGCCTCATCGTGCGCAGCGCGACGAAGGTTACGGCGGAGGTCATCGAGGCCGCAGGGAACCTCAAGGCGATAGGGCGCGCCGGGATCGGGGTGGACAACATAGACGTCGAGGCCGCGACCAAGCGCGGCATCCTGGTCGCCAACGCCCCGGAGAGCAACACCGTCGCCGCCGCCGAGCACACTTTAGGGATGATGCTCGCGGTCGCACGGCGCATCCCGGCCGCCGACGCCTCGCTGAGGCGGGGGGAGTGGAACCGGGGTGCGTTCAAGGGGGTCGAGGTCGCCAGGAAGACGCTCGGGCTCATCGGGCTCGGGCACGTCGGTTCGATCGTCGCGCGCGGCGCTTTGGGGATGGGGATGGAGGTCCTCGCCTACGACCCCTACGTCTCCGAGGAGAGGATGCGGGACATGGGCGTCGGGCGGGCGGAGAGCGTGGAGGAGGTGCTCGAGAAGGCGGACTTCGTCTCGCTGCACGTCCCCCGTACCCCGCAGACGACCGGCATGATAGACGCGGAGGCGCTCGGTCGGATGAAGAGGAGCGCCTACCTGATAAACGTCGCCCGCGGCGGGATCGTGGACGAGCAGGCACTCTACCAGGCCCTCAAGGAGGGAAGGATAGCCGGGGCCGCGCTCGACGTGTTCGCCGAGGAGCCGCCCGTGGGGTCTCCTCTTCTCGAGCTGCCGAACACGGTGCTCACCCCTCACCTGGGGGCGAGCACCGCCGAGGCGCAGGACCGGGCCGGCCTCACCGCCGCCGAGCAGGTGGCGGCGGCGCTCAAGGGCGAGGTCCCGGTGCACGCGATCAACGCGCCGGTGCCCTCCGGCGAGGGTGCGGAGTTCGTCTCCCAGTTCTCCGGGCTGTGCGAGACGCTCGGCAGGCTCCTGTATCAGCTCACCGACCATCCGGGCAACCTGCTCAGGATCGAGTACCACGGCGAGATCGCCCGCTACGACACCCGCCTTCTGGACGTCTCGGCGCAGAAGGGGCTCCTGGAGCCGATGATCCACGAGCCGCTGAACTTCGTGAACACCCCGATCATCGCCCGCGAGAAGGGGTTCAAGGTGGAGACCTCGAGCTCGCCGGAGAGCGCAGACTACACGAGCCTGGTGGTGCTCCGGCTCTCGAACGAGAGGGAGAGCGTGGTGAGCGGGACGCTCGTCGGCCCGCGCATGCGGCCGCGCCTGGTCGGGGTTTTGGGCTTCGACGTGGACATAGAGCCCGAGCGGTACATGCTCTTCATCCGCAACGAAGACTTGCCCGGCATGATCGGCAAGGTCGGGACCGCCCTCGGCGGCCACGGCATCAACATCGGCAACATGGCCGTCGGGCGCGGGGAACCGGGCTCGCGGGCGGTCATGGCGGTGACCGTGGACGACCCGGTGCCTCAGGAGGTGATAGAGGATCTGCTCAAGATCCCGGGCTTCAAGGAGGCCCGTCCGGTGACGCTCTGGTGA